A genomic segment from Chitinophagaceae bacterium encodes:
- a CDS encoding iron-sulfur cluster-binding protein produces MSEASKIFLAKSTIKSADLEHRRTINYNIGKYNAVVLQGKLQFAHTELARKKAKLRKWDAIENLDKYLEHFEQQISSRGAKVLWAENGQQAVDAIVNICKEKNCKTVVKSKSMTTEEIHLNKFLEENGIESIETDLGEYIQQLDGEPPYHIVTPAMHKSKEDVAKLFANKLGTDPKLTPQELTLVARNILRKKYIEAEVGITGANFIIGDIGAIAVTENEGNARLSCAFPKTHIVLVGIEKMIPSITDLALFWPLLSTFGTGQKLTVYSNIICGPRQTGETDGPEEMFVILLDNNRTEILKNTAQRESLYCIRCGACLNACPVYKNIGGHSYGATYSGPIGSVITPHLQGLDEYKHLSYASSLCGNCTEVCPVNIGIHQLLLNNRKEAVENGLSNLSERYAWKAWKLASLSRKMMNLGNGDLKNKMVNGMFKGWAKHRDNLHFSKKTFNQMWKEKRGNS; encoded by the coding sequence TGGCAAAAAGCACCATAAAATCGGCAGACTTAGAGCACCGGCGCACCATTAATTATAATATAGGAAAGTATAATGCCGTAGTACTGCAGGGTAAGCTGCAATTTGCCCATACTGAATTGGCCCGGAAAAAAGCCAAGCTCAGGAAATGGGATGCAATTGAAAACCTGGATAAATACCTGGAGCATTTTGAACAGCAAATAAGCAGCCGTGGCGCAAAAGTTTTATGGGCAGAAAATGGCCAGCAGGCAGTGGATGCAATTGTAAATATTTGCAAAGAAAAAAATTGCAAAACGGTGGTAAAAAGCAAAAGCATGACCACCGAAGAAATTCATCTCAATAAATTTTTGGAAGAAAACGGCATTGAAAGCATAGAAACCGATTTGGGCGAATACATACAGCAATTGGATGGCGAACCTCCTTACCATATTGTTACACCTGCTATGCACAAAAGCAAGGAAGATGTAGCAAAACTTTTTGCCAATAAACTGGGCACCGATCCCAAACTTACACCACAGGAGCTCACCCTTGTGGCCCGAAATATTTTACGCAAAAAATATATTGAAGCAGAAGTAGGTATTACCGGAGCTAATTTTATTATTGGCGATATAGGCGCAATTGCCGTTACAGAAAATGAAGGCAATGCAAGGCTTAGCTGCGCTTTTCCAAAAACACATATTGTACTGGTAGGTATCGAAAAAATGATTCCTTCTATTACCGACCTTGCTCTTTTTTGGCCATTGCTTAGCACATTTGGCACCGGACAAAAACTTACGGTATACAGCAACATTATTTGCGGGCCAAGGCAAACAGGCGAAACTGACGGGCCCGAAGAAATGTTTGTGATCTTACTCGACAACAACCGTACAGAAATTTTAAAAAATACGGCGCAACGAGAAAGTTTATATTGTATCCGCTGCGGCGCTTGCCTTAATGCCTGCCCGGTTTATAAAAATATAGGCGGCCACTCTTATGGCGCTACTTATAGCGGGCCCATAGGCAGCGTAATTACGCCGCATTTACAGGGCCTCGATGAATACAAGCATTTGAGTTATGCCTCTTCGCTTTGCGGCAATTGTACCGAAGTATGCCCGGTAAATATTGGCATTCATCAACTATTGTTAAACAACAGAAAGGAGGCTGTTGAAAACGGGTTGAGCAATCTTAGCGAACGCTACGCTTGGAAGGCCTGGAAGCTGGCATCACTTAGCCGTAAAATGATGAACCTGGGAAACGGGGATTTAAAAAATAAAATGGTAAATGGTATGTTTAAGGGCTGGGCCAAACACAGGGATAACCTGCACTTCAGCAAAAAAACATTTAACCAGATGTGGAAAGAGAAACGGGGAAATTCATAA